Proteins encoded by one window of Streptococcus suis S735:
- a CDS encoding GNAT family N-acetyltransferase has product MTIRKARQSDIPILNELLQDILQVHHQARPDIFKSAGQKFSEAELVALLENPDKPIFVFELEGQVVGHLFCELSTATGDVLEPIKTLFIDDLCVANSARGQRIGEQLYEFALSYAKEQGCHNLTLDVWADNAGAVRFYERQGMKPQKFRMEQIIE; this is encoded by the coding sequence ATGACAATCCGTAAAGCTAGACAATCTGACATTCCGATATTAAATGAATTGCTTCAAGATATTTTACAGGTGCATCACCAAGCACGACCAGATATTTTTAAAAGTGCAGGTCAAAAATTTTCTGAGGCTGAATTAGTAGCACTTTTGGAAAATCCAGATAAGCCTATTTTTGTCTTTGAGTTAGAGGGACAAGTGGTTGGGCATCTTTTTTGTGAATTATCTACCGCAACAGGCGATGTTTTAGAACCAATTAAAACCTTGTTTATTGATGATTTGTGTGTAGCCAATTCTGCGCGTGGTCAAAGAATTGGCGAGCAGCTTTATGAATTTGCTCTTTCCTATGCTAAGGAGCAGGGTTGCCACAATCTTACCTTGGATGTATGGGCTGACAATGCAGGAGCTGTCCGTTTTTATGAACGCCAAGGAATGAAACCACAAAAGTTCCGTATGGAGCAAATAATAGAGTGA